Proteins from one Rhodothermales bacterium genomic window:
- a CDS encoding thioredoxin family protein translates to MDRYLTQGARSIPRLVAFDPEGNACFGWGPAPAELRAARATWVAEGVAGAEISRRKLDWYVARGGEQVDTELANRIMARICSAAVV, encoded by the coding sequence ATGGATCGTTACCTGACGCAGGGCGCTCGAAGCATTCCCCGGCTGGTCGCTTTCGACCCTGAGGGTAACGCGTGTTTCGGATGGGGGCCGGCGCCGGCCGAGCTTCGCGCTGCACGTGCGACGTGGGTGGCGGAAGGGGTAGCTGGGGCCGAGATCTCGCGACGCAAACTCGACTGGTACGTGGCGCGGGGAGGGGAACAGGTCGATACAGAACTGGCGAATCGGATCATGGCTAGGATCTGCTCGGCCGCCGTCGTATGA